One window of Candidatus Methylocalor cossyra genomic DNA carries:
- the lpxA gene encoding acyl-ACP--UDP-N-acetylglucosamine O-acyltransferase, with protein sequence MIHPSAYIDPRAELGTGVSVGPFAIIEGPCVIGDGCWIAGHAVIHAHVRMGRDNRVHPHAVLGGLPQDLSFDLASETYLEIGDGNVFREGVTLSRATSQGGATRLGSGNYLMNGSHVGHDCVVGDGNIFASGATLGGHVEVGDRVFFGGGVMVHQFCRIGSLAILQGLAGINKDVIPYTLVGGRPGKHYRLNLVGLRRAGIEGERLKALSAAYRRLRNRQSLEGLPDTPEMAYLRRWLAGESKRHGYLGFIEPGGPHQD encoded by the coding sequence ATGATCCATCCCAGTGCCTACATCGATCCCCGGGCGGAGCTGGGCACCGGCGTTAGCGTGGGCCCTTTCGCCATCATCGAAGGACCCTGCGTGATCGGCGACGGTTGTTGGATCGCCGGCCATGCGGTGATCCACGCCCATGTGCGTATGGGCCGGGACAATCGGGTCCATCCCCACGCGGTGCTAGGCGGATTGCCCCAGGACCTGAGCTTCGACCTCGCCAGCGAAACCTACCTGGAGATCGGGGACGGCAATGTCTTCCGCGAGGGCGTGACCCTCAGCCGTGCCACCTCTCAAGGTGGGGCGACCCGCCTCGGGTCGGGCAATTATTTGATGAACGGCAGCCATGTCGGCCACGATTGCGTGGTGGGTGATGGCAATATCTTCGCCAGCGGGGCGACCTTGGGCGGTCACGTTGAGGTGGGCGACCGGGTGTTCTTCGGCGGCGGGGTGATGGTCCACCAGTTTTGCCGCATCGGCAGCCTGGCCATCCTCCAGGGATTGGCCGGGATCAACAAGGACGTCATTCCCTACACCTTGGTCGGTGGCCGGCCCGGCAAGCATTACCGGCTGAACCTGGTCGGTTTGCGCCGGGCTGGGATCGAGGGCGAGCGCCTCAAAGCCCTCTCGGCCGCCTACCGCCGCCTCAGGAACCGGCAAAGCCTGGAAGGTTTGCCTGACACCCCGGAAATGGCCTATCTTCGCCGCTGGCTGGCGGGGGAATCGAAGCGCCACGGCTACCTGGGCTTCATCGAGCCCGGCGGCCCCCACCAAGACTGA
- a CDS encoding NUDIX domain-containing protein has product MSPPNPFPDSGLAQGPAKAFRFCPRCGVAEPRIERGGRVLRCEHCGFLFFFNSATAAGAFVFHQGQLILCIRAKDPGQGMWDLPGGFIEFGETVEDGLRREIQEELNIATSDYRYLMSAPNDYFYAGVPYKTTDLFYICRAAHVHGLKAADDVADYCLIAPADLDPGRLAFASARAAAAALQDWLRHHAP; this is encoded by the coding sequence ATGTCGCCACCGAACCCGTTTCCCGACAGCGGCCTCGCCCAAGGTCCGGCCAAGGCGTTCCGCTTCTGTCCCCGCTGTGGTGTCGCCGAACCGCGCATCGAGCGGGGCGGACGGGTATTGCGCTGCGAGCACTGCGGGTTTCTGTTCTTCTTCAATAGCGCCACCGCCGCCGGCGCCTTCGTGTTCCATCAAGGCCAGCTGATCCTGTGCATCCGGGCCAAGGACCCGGGGCAGGGGATGTGGGACCTTCCGGGTGGCTTCATCGAATTCGGCGAGACCGTCGAGGACGGGCTGCGGCGGGAAATCCAGGAAGAGCTGAACATCGCCACCAGCGACTACCGCTATTTGATGAGTGCGCCCAACGACTATTTCTACGCCGGCGTTCCCTACAAGACCACCGACCTCTTTTACATTTGCCGGGCGGCGCATGTCCACGGCCTGAAAGCCGCCGATGACGTGGCCGATTATTGCTTGATCGCGCCCGCTGACCTGGATCCCGGGCGGTTGGCCTTCGCCTCGGCCCGGGCCGCGGCGGCCGCTCTCCAGGACTGGCTACGGCACCACGCCCCCTAA
- a CDS encoding Gfo/Idh/MocA family oxidoreductase yields MKPLKCAVVGVGYLGKFHAQKYAALPECDLVAVVDSDPEKAQAVAAQHHTQALTDYRALLGRVDAVSVVVPTRLHFAVARDFLMAGAHVLVEKPITVTVEEADELIQIARQRDLRLMVGHLERFNAALLGLDLSRGKPLFIESHRLAPFNPRANDVSVVLDLMIHDIDIILDMADSEVERIDAKGVKVLTSDTDIANARITFKSGCVANVTASRVSLKVERKMRLFLPHCYVSVDFQNRVLARHYMGEKEMFPGIREILSEESTFENGDALLEEIRHFVACIRGGHEPLVSGQAGRRALATATAITHLLAA; encoded by the coding sequence ATGAAACCGCTCAAGTGTGCCGTCGTGGGAGTGGGTTATCTGGGGAAGTTTCATGCCCAAAAGTACGCCGCGTTGCCGGAGTGTGATCTGGTGGCGGTGGTGGACAGCGATCCCGAGAAGGCCCAGGCGGTCGCCGCCCAGCACCATACCCAGGCGCTCACCGATTACCGGGCGTTGCTGGGGCGGGTGGACGCCGTCAGCGTGGTGGTGCCCACCCGCCTGCATTTCGCCGTGGCCCGCGATTTCCTGATGGCGGGCGCCCACGTGCTGGTCGAGAAACCCATCACGGTGACGGTGGAAGAAGCCGACGAACTGATCCAGATCGCCCGACAGCGCGATCTGCGGCTGATGGTCGGCCACTTGGAGCGGTTCAACGCCGCTTTGCTCGGGCTGGATCTCTCCCGGGGCAAACCGCTCTTCATCGAGTCTCACCGGTTGGCGCCGTTCAATCCGAGGGCCAATGACGTGAGCGTGGTTTTAGACCTGATGATCCATGACATCGACATCATCCTCGACATGGCCGATTCCGAGGTGGAACGCATCGATGCCAAGGGCGTCAAGGTGTTGACCAGCGACACCGATATCGCCAATGCCCGCATCACCTTCAAGAGCGGGTGTGTGGCCAATGTCACGGCCAGCCGGGTGAGCCTCAAGGTCGAGCGCAAGATGCGTTTGTTCCTGCCCCATTGCTATGTTTCGGTGGATTTCCAGAACCGCGTGCTGGCCAGGCACTATATGGGGGAGAAGGAAATGTTTCCCGGGATTCGGGAAATCCTGAGCGAGGAATCCACCTTCGAAAATGGCGATGCGCTATTGGAAGAGATCCGCCATTTCGTCGCCTGTATCCGCGGCGGCCATGAACCCTTGGTATCCGGCCAGGCGGGCCGCCGGGCCTTGGCCACGGCCACGGCGATCACGCACCTGCTGGCGGCATGA
- the xerD gene encoding site-specific tyrosine recombinase XerD translates to MSAASRVRDEDARALIARFLDALWVEEGLSENTQKAYASDLCHFATWLSETRGMALAAADAASIEAYLAEKYHRKASGRSVARLLSSLRKLYLFLLREGRVTADPTAALRGPRLGRPLPKTLTEEDVEALLDAPAAGEALGLRDRAMLEVLYATGLRVSELVGLRLDQVNLRQGVVRVTGKGSKDRLVPLGEEAEHWIHRYLQGARPVILNGRHSDALFVTERGAAMTRQAFWYLIKRYAAKAGVHKPLSPHTLRHAFATHLLNHGADLRVVQLLLGHSDLSSTQIYTHVAQDRLKELHARCHPRG, encoded by the coding sequence ATGAGCGCCGCCAGCCGGGTGCGGGATGAGGATGCGCGGGCCTTGATCGCTCGCTTCCTCGACGCCCTGTGGGTCGAAGAGGGTTTGAGCGAAAACACCCAAAAAGCCTATGCCAGCGATCTTTGCCACTTTGCCACCTGGCTCTCGGAGACCCGCGGCATGGCCTTGGCGGCAGCGGACGCGGCCTCGATCGAGGCCTATCTCGCCGAGAAATACCACCGCAAGGCCAGTGGGCGCAGCGTGGCGCGGCTCCTCTCAAGCCTGCGTAAGCTTTATCTTTTCCTCCTGCGGGAGGGGCGGGTGACGGCGGATCCCACCGCTGCCCTTCGGGGTCCGCGGCTCGGCCGGCCGCTGCCGAAGACGCTCACAGAAGAGGATGTGGAGGCCCTGCTCGACGCTCCGGCCGCGGGCGAGGCATTGGGCTTACGCGACCGGGCTATGCTGGAAGTGCTGTATGCCACCGGCCTGCGGGTCAGCGAGTTGGTCGGCCTTAGGCTGGATCAGGTCAACCTCCGCCAAGGAGTGGTGCGCGTCACCGGTAAGGGCAGTAAGGACCGCCTGGTTCCCCTGGGTGAAGAGGCCGAACACTGGATCCACCGCTACCTGCAGGGCGCGCGGCCCGTTATCCTAAACGGCCGGCACAGCGATGCTCTGTTCGTGACCGAGCGCGGGGCGGCTATGACCCGCCAGGCGTTTTGGTATCTCATTAAGCGCTACGCCGCCAAGGCCGGGGTGCACAAGCCGCTGTCTCCGCACACCCTGCGCCACGCCTTCGCCACGCATTTGCTGAATCACGGAGCGGATCTGCGGGTGGTGCAGCTGTTGTTGGGGCATAGCGATTTGTCCAGCACCCAGATCTATACCCATGTAGCTCAGGATAGGCTCAAGGAGTTGCATGCCCGCTGCCATCCCCGGGGCTGA
- the prsT gene encoding XrtA/PEP-CTERM system TPR-repeat protein PrsT has translation MNKRLCALALLTAFTGFDGARGAGDSALEAAKKYLGKGEYKAAVIELKNALQEDPENVEARLLIGEAYLKLADGGAAARAFEKARELKAPKDAWLLPLAQAYLLQHDPKSILDQIKPDPDLPARLRAQLYGIRGVAYLEQHDTAKAQESFDAALKLDPSAAEALLGLASLAAQERQFKKAIDYAQQVLRQDDRNANGWAVLGEAKRLDNDLPGAIEAFSKALQLQPNDLRARLGRATSYLSANQVAEAAKDVAEVRKVAGDLPLALYLQAVIEYQHKNLEAADDLLIRATNAMPDHLPSKLLLGTVAYQQGKYETAEYQLTQFLTRVPKYLPAAKLLAATRMKLGRPAEAIQTLKEVEDQAENDVQFLSLMGSAYLETKQFDLGNEYLNRAVELDPKAAALKAQLALGQMATGHLDQAVSDLKAAVELDQNLLQADVMLVLALIQQKKFDEAIDAANKLKAKMKNDPLPENILGAAYMAKGDADKAADHWNAALKLKPDYATAALNLAKLELRGHRLDGAVRYYERILGWDPKNLQALLGLAQVAELRKDFGAMEKYLNQARDKNPKALQPPLFLTRFYLQRGKPLQALEMARSAADANPDNPAALENLAAAQLANDQAASAVATLRRLVGKLPGEPHHRHQLAQALYKAGDKSAAHQEWRGIVKDRPDFLPAYLALAELEAQDKKFAEALKLVEQAKTRDPKSPLPWQLEGDIQLADKQYKKATLAYTKAQALAPSGLVARRLYQASRADGNDAAAFDILEQWLKAHGDDGESWAVLALGYQSVGKNAQALAAYEKAYALMPDNPLVQNNLAWLYQEMGDQRALGLADKLLGASENHPEIMDTVGWIYVQNGRLDKGLQLLQDAAVHAPQLLQIRFHVAGALAKAGRKEEARKELDALLKDNKDFPERRQAEALRQSL, from the coding sequence ATGAACAAACGACTCTGCGCGCTGGCCTTGCTGACCGCCTTCACCGGCTTCGACGGGGCCCGCGGGGCCGGTGACAGCGCCCTCGAGGCGGCCAAGAAGTACCTGGGCAAGGGCGAATACAAGGCCGCCGTCATCGAGTTGAAGAACGCCCTCCAGGAGGATCCGGAGAATGTGGAAGCGCGCTTGCTGATCGGCGAAGCGTACCTGAAATTGGCCGACGGTGGCGCGGCGGCGCGGGCCTTCGAGAAGGCGCGGGAGCTTAAGGCCCCCAAGGACGCATGGCTGCTCCCCTTGGCGCAGGCTTATTTGCTGCAACACGACCCGAAGTCCATCTTGGACCAGATCAAACCCGACCCGGACCTGCCCGCCCGGCTGCGGGCGCAGCTGTATGGCATCCGGGGGGTGGCCTACTTGGAACAGCACGATACCGCGAAGGCTCAAGAAAGCTTCGACGCGGCACTCAAGCTCGATCCTTCGGCCGCCGAGGCACTGCTGGGTCTGGCCAGCCTGGCGGCCCAAGAGCGGCAGTTCAAAAAGGCCATCGACTACGCCCAACAGGTTCTCCGCCAGGACGACCGGAATGCCAATGGCTGGGCGGTGCTCGGGGAGGCTAAGCGGCTGGACAACGACCTTCCGGGAGCCATCGAGGCCTTTTCCAAGGCCCTCCAGCTCCAGCCCAATGATCTCCGCGCCCGGCTCGGGCGGGCCACGAGTTACCTTTCCGCCAACCAGGTGGCCGAGGCCGCCAAGGACGTGGCGGAGGTCCGCAAGGTGGCGGGTGATCTGCCGCTCGCCCTGTATCTGCAGGCGGTCATCGAATACCAGCACAAGAATCTCGAAGCGGCAGACGACCTTTTGATCCGGGCCACCAACGCCATGCCCGACCATCTCCCCAGCAAGCTGCTGCTGGGCACCGTGGCTTACCAACAGGGCAAGTACGAGACCGCCGAATATCAATTGACCCAGTTTCTCACCCGGGTCCCCAAGTACCTTCCGGCGGCCAAGCTGCTAGCCGCCACCCGCATGAAGCTAGGTCGACCGGCCGAGGCCATCCAAACCCTCAAAGAGGTGGAAGACCAAGCTGAGAACGATGTGCAGTTTCTGTCCCTGATGGGCAGCGCCTATCTCGAGACCAAGCAGTTCGACCTCGGCAACGAGTACTTGAACCGCGCCGTGGAACTGGATCCCAAGGCGGCGGCGCTGAAGGCGCAGCTAGCGCTGGGGCAGATGGCCACGGGACACCTGGACCAGGCAGTGAGCGACCTAAAGGCGGCGGTAGAGCTCGATCAAAACCTGCTGCAAGCCGATGTGATGCTGGTCCTGGCCTTGATTCAGCAGAAGAAATTCGACGAGGCGATCGACGCCGCCAACAAGCTCAAGGCCAAGATGAAAAACGATCCGCTCCCCGAAAACATCCTCGGCGCCGCCTACATGGCCAAGGGCGACGCGGACAAGGCCGCCGACCATTGGAACGCGGCGCTCAAGCTCAAACCTGACTACGCCACTGCCGCCCTCAACCTCGCCAAGCTGGAACTGCGCGGCCATCGGCTGGACGGGGCAGTGCGCTATTACGAGCGGATCCTGGGCTGGGATCCCAAGAACCTCCAGGCGCTGCTGGGCTTGGCCCAGGTGGCGGAACTGCGTAAGGACTTCGGGGCCATGGAAAAATACCTGAACCAGGCCCGAGACAAGAATCCCAAGGCGCTCCAGCCCCCGCTGTTCCTGACCCGCTTTTATCTGCAGCGGGGCAAACCCCTTCAGGCCCTGGAAATGGCCCGCAGCGCCGCCGATGCCAACCCGGACAACCCGGCAGCCCTGGAAAACCTGGCCGCCGCCCAGCTGGCTAACGATCAAGCGGCCAGCGCCGTGGCCACATTGCGCAGGCTGGTCGGCAAGCTGCCCGGTGAACCCCACCACCGTCACCAGCTGGCCCAGGCCCTGTACAAAGCCGGAGATAAATCCGCCGCCCATCAAGAGTGGCGCGGCATCGTCAAGGATCGTCCGGATTTCCTGCCGGCCTACCTGGCCTTGGCCGAGCTCGAGGCGCAGGACAAGAAATTCGCCGAGGCCCTCAAACTGGTCGAGCAGGCCAAAACCCGGGATCCCAAGTCGCCCCTGCCGTGGCAATTGGAGGGCGATATCCAGCTGGCGGATAAGCAATACAAGAAGGCCACCCTGGCCTATACCAAGGCCCAAGCCCTCGCCCCCAGCGGCCTGGTGGCGCGCCGCCTGTACCAGGCGAGCCGCGCCGATGGCAACGATGCGGCGGCGTTCGACATCTTGGAGCAATGGCTCAAGGCCCACGGAGACGACGGGGAATCCTGGGCGGTTCTGGCCTTGGGCTATCAATCCGTAGGGAAGAATGCGCAAGCCCTCGCTGCCTACGAAAAGGCCTATGCCCTCATGCCCGACAATCCGCTGGTACAGAACAATTTGGCCTGGTTGTACCAGGAAATGGGCGATCAACGGGCTTTGGGGCTGGCCGACAAGCTGCTAGGGGCCAGCGAGAACCATCCGGAAATCATGGATACCGTGGGTTGGATCTATGTCCAGAACGGGCGCCTCGACAAGGGGCTGCAGCTGCTGCAAGATGCCGCCGTGCACGCTCCGCAGCTGCTCCAGATCCGCTTCCATGTCGCCGGAGCTTTAGCCAAAGCCGGGCGGAAGGAGGAAGCGCGCAAGGAGCTGGACGCGCTTCTTAAGGACAACAAGGATTTTCCGGAGCGGCGGCAGGCGGAAGCGCTGCGGCAGAGCCTTTGA